The Pirellulales bacterium genome contains a region encoding:
- a CDS encoding response regulator, with amino-acid sequence MRTEPLVILLAEDDDGHARLVERNLQRAGITNQVVRVRDGQHALDYVRRTGEHSGRDAGAPLLLLLDINMPRVDGVEVLRQVKAEEATCKIPAIMLTTTDDPREVERCYQLGCSVYITKPVEYEAFVEAVKRLGLFLQVVQVPLEDAKLA; translated from the coding sequence ATGCGCACTGAGCCACTGGTGATCCTTTTGGCGGAAGATGACGACGGTCATGCTCGGTTGGTCGAGCGGAACTTGCAGCGGGCCGGCATCACGAACCAGGTGGTCCGTGTCCGCGACGGACAACATGCCCTCGACTACGTGCGCCGCACGGGAGAACATTCCGGCCGCGATGCCGGCGCGCCCTTGCTGCTCTTGCTCGACATCAACATGCCGCGGGTCGACGGCGTGGAAGTGCTGCGCCAGGTCAAGGCCGAAGAAGCGACGTGCAAGATTCCGGCGATCATGCTGACCACCACCGACGATCCGCGTGAGGTGGAACGCTGCTATCAGCTCGGCTGCAGCGTGTACATCACCAAACCGGTCGAATACGAGGCCTTCGTCGAAGCCGTCAAGCGGTTGGGCCTGTTTTTGCAAGTCGTTCAAGTTCCACTCGAGGACGCGAAACTAGCGTAA
- a CDS encoding response regulator: MSEEREIVLIVDDDPGVGALQRRGLERAGFQVASAETASAAMEHLRRGGVELVVLDYRLSGEMNGLEFYAAMKHAGYDVPVIMVTGYSQESTVVEALRAGVRDFVSKSPNYLDYLLQAVERLFQQLRMQRQLAESQARLGAVIGSSMDAIITADAGGTITLFNAAAERMFDCAAAEAVGQPIARFSPEMAGLLKGAGVASGTATQTAPALPYEMHAQRLNGQPFAIEASLSQGDASGKSFYTFIVRDVTQRQRVATELRMAKEAAEAANVAKSSFLGNMSHELRTPMTAILGFTDLLLDGEPNVSREEALEVIKRNGKHLLKIIDDLLDISTIEAGHLTIERVPCSPAQLLVETHALMQVRSQAKGLSLTIECRDSLPQLVYADATRLRQILLNLIGNAIKFTESGEVRIVAEYDAGRQILHVEVSDTGIGMTEREIAGLFRPFTQADSTITRRFGGTGLGLTISKRLAVLLGGDVHVRSSPGTGSTFRLSVPLQPIRAERSTPRPQPEACHLLADRRILLVEDSPDSQRLIAFVLAKCGAEVVTVENGQLAIDAVLAAKERGISYDLILMDMQMPVLDGYEASRRLRDCGQTEPIIALTAHAMKGDREKCFDAGCNDYLTKPVDVALLRGKLGEWAHRGSVAVAANFADASAGE, translated from the coding sequence ATGAGCGAAGAGCGCGAGATCGTGCTGATTGTCGACGACGACCCGGGCGTGGGCGCCCTGCAGCGGCGTGGTCTGGAACGCGCCGGGTTTCAAGTCGCCAGCGCCGAGACCGCTTCGGCGGCGATGGAGCACCTGCGCCGCGGCGGCGTCGAGCTGGTGGTGCTGGACTATCGCCTGTCCGGCGAGATGAACGGCCTGGAGTTCTACGCCGCCATGAAACACGCCGGCTACGATGTGCCGGTGATTATGGTGACCGGGTACAGCCAGGAATCGACCGTGGTAGAGGCCCTGCGGGCCGGGGTGCGCGATTTCGTCAGTAAATCGCCCAACTATCTCGACTATCTGTTGCAAGCGGTCGAGCGGTTGTTCCAGCAGTTGCGGATGCAACGCCAATTGGCCGAATCGCAGGCGCGGCTGGGCGCGGTGATCGGTTCTTCGATGGACGCCATTATCACCGCCGACGCCGGCGGAACGATTACGCTGTTCAACGCGGCGGCGGAGCGGATGTTCGACTGCGCGGCCGCGGAAGCGGTAGGCCAGCCGATCGCCAGGTTCAGCCCGGAGATGGCGGGTCTGCTGAAAGGGGCGGGGGTTGCTTCAGGGACCGCGACTCAAACCGCACCTGCCCTGCCGTATGAAATGCACGCCCAGCGGCTCAACGGCCAACCCTTTGCCATCGAGGCCTCGCTGTCGCAGGGCGACGCGAGCGGCAAGTCTTTTTATACGTTCATCGTGCGCGACGTCACCCAGCGCCAACGGGTCGCCACCGAGCTGCGGATGGCCAAGGAGGCCGCCGAAGCCGCCAACGTGGCCAAGAGCAGTTTCCTCGGCAACATGAGCCATGAGCTGCGGACCCCGATGACCGCCATCCTCGGCTTCACCGACTTGTTGCTCGACGGCGAACCGAACGTGAGCCGGGAGGAAGCGCTGGAGGTGATCAAACGCAATGGAAAGCACCTGCTGAAGATCATCGACGACCTGCTCGACATTTCCACGATCGAAGCCGGGCATTTGACCATCGAGCGCGTCCCCTGTTCGCCGGCGCAACTGCTCGTCGAGACGCACGCCCTGATGCAGGTCCGCAGCCAGGCAAAAGGGCTCTCGCTCACGATCGAGTGCCGCGACTCCCTGCCGCAACTCGTGTACGCCGACGCGACGCGGCTGAGGCAGATTCTGCTTAACCTCATCGGAAACGCGATCAAGTTCACCGAGTCGGGCGAAGTGCGAATCGTGGCCGAATACGACGCCGGCCGTCAGATACTGCACGTCGAGGTGAGCGATACGGGCATCGGCATGACCGAGCGGGAAATCGCCGGGCTGTTTCGTCCTTTTACGCAGGCCGACAGCACCATCACTCGCCGTTTCGGCGGCACGGGCCTGGGACTGACCATCAGCAAGCGGCTGGCCGTGCTGTTGGGCGGCGACGTTCATGTTCGGAGCAGTCCGGGCACGGGCAGCACGTTCCGGCTGAGCGTTCCCCTGCAGCCCATCCGAGCGGAACGGAGTACCCCTCGACCACAGCCCGAGGCCTGCCATCTGCTGGCGGACCGGCGGATCCTGTTGGTCGAAGATTCGCCCGACAGTCAGCGGTTGATCGCGTTCGTGCTCGCCAAGTGCGGCGCGGAGGTCGTGACGGTGGAGAACGGCCAGCTCGCCATCGACGCAGTTTTGGCCGCCAAGGAACGCGGCATCTCCTACGACCTGATTCTGATGGACATGCAGATGCCGGTCTTGGACGGCTATGAGGCGAGCCGCCGGCTGCGCGACTGCGGTCAAACCGAACCGATCATCGCTTTGACGGCGCACGCCATGAAAGGCGACCGGGAGAAATGCTTCGACGCCGGCTGCAACGATTATCTGACCAAGCCCGTCGACGTCGCCCTGCTGCGGGGCAAGTTAGGTGAATGGGCCCATCGTGGCTCGGTTGCCGTCGCGGCCAACTTTGCCGACGCCTCGGCGGGCGAATAG
- a CDS encoding response regulator, translated as MLLCDDCPDIQKLVITVLQSAGATVSLASNGQSGAEQILAAAQLGNAFDVVLMDIQMPVLDGVGATRRVRAQAYCGPIIAFTALTSLDDRCKCLDAGFDEHLGKPVDLRRLVGTIARFAKGDGQQTHGRECALSC; from the coding sequence GTGTTGCTGTGCGACGACTGCCCCGATATTCAGAAGCTCGTGATCACCGTACTGCAAAGTGCGGGCGCCACGGTCAGCCTGGCATCGAACGGCCAGAGCGGCGCCGAGCAGATTCTCGCAGCCGCGCAGCTCGGCAACGCATTCGACGTGGTTCTCATGGACATCCAGATGCCGGTTCTGGACGGTGTCGGGGCGACGCGCCGGGTGCGGGCCCAAGCGTATTGCGGACCGATCATCGCCTTTACGGCGCTCACTTCGCTCGACGACCGCTGCAAATGCCTGGACGCGGGCTTCGACGAACATCTTGGAAAACCGGTTGACCTGCGACGGCTGGTTGGGACGATCGCGCGGTTCGCAAAAGGCGATGGCCAGCAAACGCACGGCCGCGAATGCGCCCTGTCGTGTTGA
- a CDS encoding ATP-binding protein, producing the protein MRQTTAAEMNDPRYRFAVLYIGDCDERFDRAASALEASRRLRFEVSRLGAAEATPSLLDSRQDEAWLIDAVDDCGVARRLIEETDNDSQRPARIALVRAERGEEPFGDATLDIAQLQTETIERSLSEALRRRREHRVCLERQASAQLQPPQADGQFTMNAEGIIESATPAAERLLGFPPNGLCGRAARELAPGIGNFPADAYLSADHQRTGSRLGLDVWLRCRDGKAIPVNLLLCRRTLPDGRQRTVATLSDLREAKQSESQLRQSQRFLQATLNSLSARIAILDDRGVIIAVNEAWRTFADAQPDWRQSALVGANYLDACALGTADCGREGAQAADGVRQLLGGQRREFHLQYPFAGPSGTRWFVMTATRFPDDGPLCVVVAHEDVTERTRLQAQLLQAQKLESIGQLAAGIAHEINTPTQYIGDNNRFLQDAFRDLDGLLTEVKRLAKLPDAAGRCGALAQLAARADLDYLLDEIPKAICQSLEGIDRVAGIVRAMKEFAHPGTPEKTPVDLNRAIQSTLTVARNEWKYVADLVTELDDHLPPVPCLPGEINQVVLNLVVNAAHAIGDVVSAGKFSKGQIRVATRADGDFVEIRVSDNGTGIPPEIHRKIFDPFFSTKGVGKGTGQGLAISHAVVVEKHGGTIAFETALGRGTTFIVRLPLQTGQDDEGSGFR; encoded by the coding sequence ATGCGGCAAACGACGGCGGCGGAGATGAACGATCCGAGGTACCGCTTTGCGGTCCTCTATATCGGCGACTGCGATGAGCGGTTCGACCGAGCGGCATCGGCCCTCGAAGCATCGCGCCGTCTGCGCTTCGAGGTCAGCCGGCTAGGCGCGGCGGAGGCCACGCCGTCGCTGCTCGACTCTCGCCAAGACGAAGCCTGGCTGATCGATGCGGTCGACGATTGCGGCGTCGCGCGGCGGTTGATCGAGGAGACCGATAACGATTCGCAACGTCCGGCGCGCATCGCGCTGGTGCGCGCCGAGCGCGGCGAGGAACCGTTTGGCGACGCCACGCTCGACATCGCCCAATTGCAAACCGAGACCATCGAGCGGTCGCTGTCGGAGGCCCTCCGCCGCCGCCGGGAGCATCGCGTCTGTCTGGAACGACAAGCCAGCGCCCAGCTTCAGCCGCCGCAGGCCGACGGACAGTTCACGATGAATGCCGAGGGCATCATCGAGTCTGCCACGCCGGCCGCCGAGAGACTCCTTGGTTTCCCCCCGAACGGCCTGTGCGGCCGCGCCGCACGCGAGCTGGCACCGGGCATCGGCAACTTTCCCGCCGACGCCTACCTCTCGGCCGACCACCAGCGGACCGGTTCGCGGCTGGGCCTGGATGTCTGGCTCCGCTGCCGCGACGGCAAGGCCATCCCCGTCAACCTGCTGCTCTGCCGGCGGACGTTGCCCGACGGCCGGCAGCGAACGGTGGCCACGCTCAGCGACCTGAGAGAAGCGAAACAAAGCGAGAGCCAGTTGCGGCAATCGCAACGCTTTCTGCAAGCGACGCTCAACTCGCTCTCCGCGCGGATTGCCATTCTCGACGATCGCGGCGTGATCATCGCCGTCAACGAGGCCTGGCGGACCTTCGCCGACGCCCAGCCCGATTGGCGCCAGTCGGCCTTGGTGGGCGCCAATTATCTCGACGCCTGCGCGCTGGGCACCGCCGACTGCGGACGCGAAGGCGCCCAGGCCGCCGACGGCGTGCGGCAGCTCCTCGGCGGCCAACGGCGCGAGTTTCACCTGCAATATCCTTTCGCGGGACCGTCGGGCACGCGCTGGTTCGTCATGACGGCCACCCGTTTTCCCGACGATGGGCCGCTGTGCGTGGTGGTGGCCCACGAAGACGTCACGGAACGCACTCGCTTGCAGGCCCAGCTCTTGCAGGCCCAGAAGCTCGAATCGATCGGTCAGCTTGCGGCCGGAATTGCGCACGAGATCAATACGCCCACCCAATACATCGGCGACAATAACCGCTTTTTGCAGGACGCCTTCCGCGACCTCGACGGCCTGTTGACGGAAGTCAAACGGCTTGCCAAGCTGCCGGATGCTGCGGGCCGGTGCGGCGCTTTGGCCCAGCTCGCCGCGCGGGCCGACTTGGACTACTTGCTCGACGAGATCCCCAAGGCCATTTGCCAATCGCTGGAGGGCATCGACCGGGTGGCCGGCATCGTGCGGGCGATGAAAGAATTCGCGCATCCGGGCACGCCCGAAAAAACGCCGGTCGACCTGAATCGCGCCATCCAAAGTACGCTGACTGTGGCCCGCAACGAGTGGAAATACGTGGCCGACCTGGTGACCGAGCTGGACGACCACCTGCCGCCGGTGCCTTGCTTGCCCGGCGAAATCAACCAGGTGGTGCTCAACCTCGTGGTCAACGCGGCCCATGCGATCGGCGACGTGGTGTCGGCGGGCAAGTTCTCGAAGGGCCAAATCCGGGTGGCCACGCGGGCCGACGGCGACTTCGTCGAAATCCGCGTCTCGGACAACGGCACCGGAATTCCGCCGGAGATCCATCGCAAAATCTTCGATCCTTTCTTCAGCACGAAAGGAGTCGGCAAGGGCACCGGGCAAGGGCTGGCGATCTCGCACGCCGTGGTCGTCGAAAAGCACGGCGGCACGATCGCTTTCGAGACGGCATTGGGACGCGGAACGACCTTCATCGTTCGGCTGCCGCTGCAGACGGGCCAGGACGACGAGGGTTCAGGGTTCAGATGA
- a CDS encoding response regulator, which yields MKRILFVDDEPSVLDGLRRMLRAWRGEWEPAFAAGGSEALALLAERPFDVVVSDMRMPGMDGAQLLDEVTRRYPSIVRIILSGQADRESVLRCIGPTHQYLSKPCGAAELRATIERALALRQWLDEPTIQHVIANVSSLPGLPALYTELVAELQSPDCSLARIGEIIGRDVAMTAKIMQLVNSSYFGLRQRVGTPQQAAAALGTEVLRALVLSIKAFSHEDQIKLPGFDIERLFEHSLAVGATARALARLSGGATALVNDSFVAGVLHDVGKLALARSLPERYAKVLALADNEGLPRCVAETEILGCSHAEVGAYLLGLWGLPDALIEAVAFHHQPRRCGRQMVGAAATVHLANGWEHERTAGDGEPFLPVDQEYVAAVGWAEKLGHWREVLKLP from the coding sequence ATGAAGCGCATCTTGTTTGTGGACGATGAACCGAGCGTGCTCGATGGCCTTCGCCGCATGCTCCGCGCCTGGCGCGGCGAATGGGAACCGGCATTCGCCGCCGGCGGCAGCGAGGCCCTGGCCCTCTTGGCCGAGCGGCCGTTCGACGTGGTCGTCTCCGACATGCGCATGCCCGGCATGGACGGCGCGCAGTTGCTCGACGAGGTGACGCGGCGTTATCCGTCCATCGTGCGGATTATTCTTTCCGGCCAGGCGGACCGCGAGAGCGTGCTGCGTTGCATCGGTCCGACGCACCAGTATCTGTCGAAACCGTGCGGCGCGGCCGAGCTCAGGGCAACCATCGAGCGCGCGTTGGCTCTGCGACAATGGCTGGACGAGCCGACGATTCAACACGTGATCGCCAACGTCTCGTCGCTGCCCGGCCTGCCGGCGCTCTATACCGAGCTGGTGGCCGAGCTGCAATCGCCCGACTGCTCGCTGGCACGCATCGGCGAGATCATCGGTCGCGACGTGGCGATGACCGCCAAGATCATGCAGCTCGTCAACTCATCCTATTTCGGCTTGCGGCAGCGCGTGGGCACGCCGCAGCAGGCGGCCGCCGCGCTGGGTACCGAAGTGTTGCGGGCGTTGGTGCTGTCGATCAAGGCTTTCTCGCACGAGGATCAGATCAAGCTGCCCGGCTTTGACATCGAGCGGCTCTTCGAGCACAGTCTGGCGGTGGGCGCCACAGCCAGGGCGCTGGCCCGCCTGAGCGGCGGCGCCACGGCGCTGGTCAACGATTCCTTCGTGGCCGGCGTGCTGCACGACGTGGGCAAGCTGGCGCTGGCGCGCAGTCTGCCCGAGCGTTACGCAAAGGTGCTCGCCCTGGCCGATAACGAAGGGTTGCCTCGCTGCGTGGCCGAGACGGAGATCCTCGGTTGCTCGCACGCCGAAGTGGGCGCGTATCTTCTGGGGCTGTGGGGCTTGCCCGACGCGCTCATCGAAGCGGTGGCCTTTCATCACCAGCCTCGCCGCTGTGGCCGCCAGATGGTGGGCGCCGCGGCCACCGTGCATCTGGCCAACGGTTGGGAGCACGAGCGAACGGCCGGCGACGGCGAGCCGTTCCTGCCGGTCGATCAAGAGTATGTCGCGGCCGTCGGCTGGGCCGAAAAGCTCGGCCATTGGCGCGAGGTGCTGAAGCTGCCGTAA
- a CDS encoding HD domain-containing phosphohydrolase, which translates to MDEPILFVDDDPNLLSAVARGLRARFQLETALGPEQGLELVQARGPHQSFAVVVADMQMPGMNGVELLRRVAEIAPLSVRIMLTGQADQQTAIDAINQGSIFRFLTKPCGQELLAGTLTAGLEQYRLLTAEKELLVKTLSGSVRLLADMLALAKPKAFSRAARVRKLVQDIAAQHGIEPAWPLEIGAMLSHLGCVTLPETVLEKVCAGQSLGLRETALFYSHPRVGAELLGNIPRLAPVAEIVAYQEKHFDGAGPPDDGRSGEDIPLGARVLKLALDFDVLRASGENQGQALAELHRRKGWYDPAVLETLARLFNCEICYESRTVLLSQLEEGMLLDQHVLSSEGDILVTRGQEVSLALIQRLRNYAQAVRGVQQPISVLMPIRVTETSAGIAGGTQ; encoded by the coding sequence ATGGACGAGCCAATCCTGTTTGTCGACGATGATCCGAACCTGCTGTCGGCCGTGGCCCGCGGTCTGCGGGCACGCTTTCAACTTGAAACGGCCCTCGGCCCGGAACAAGGTCTGGAGTTGGTTCAAGCACGCGGCCCGCACCAGTCCTTTGCGGTCGTAGTCGCCGACATGCAGATGCCGGGTATGAACGGCGTGGAGCTGCTGCGGCGGGTCGCGGAGATCGCCCCCTTGAGCGTGCGGATCATGCTCACCGGCCAGGCCGACCAGCAGACGGCCATCGACGCCATCAACCAGGGGAGCATCTTTCGCTTTCTCACCAAGCCGTGCGGTCAGGAGTTGCTGGCCGGCACCTTGACGGCGGGCCTGGAGCAATATCGCCTGTTGACGGCCGAGAAGGAGCTGCTGGTCAAGACGCTCAGCGGCAGCGTGCGGTTATTGGCCGACATGCTGGCCCTGGCCAAGCCGAAGGCCTTCAGCCGCGCGGCCCGCGTCCGCAAGCTGGTGCAAGACATCGCCGCGCAGCATGGCATCGAGCCTGCCTGGCCGCTGGAGATCGGCGCGATGCTCTCGCACCTGGGCTGCGTGACTCTGCCGGAGACCGTTTTGGAAAAAGTCTGCGCCGGCCAGTCGCTCGGCCTGCGCGAGACGGCGCTCTTCTATTCGCACCCGCGCGTCGGCGCCGAGCTGCTCGGCAACATTCCGCGGCTGGCGCCGGTGGCCGAGATCGTCGCCTATCAAGAGAAGCACTTCGACGGGGCGGGCCCGCCCGACGACGGCCGTTCGGGCGAAGACATTCCGCTGGGCGCCCGCGTCTTGAAGCTGGCACTCGATTTCGACGTCTTGCGGGCGTCGGGCGAGAACCAGGGCCAGGCGCTCGCCGAGCTGCACCGGCGCAAGGGTTGGTATGATCCCGCGGTGCTGGAAACGTTGGCGCGGCTCTTCAATTGCGAGATTTGTTACGAGTCGCGCACGGTGCTGCTCAGCCAGCTCGAAGAAGGGATGTTGCTCGATCAGCACGTTCTGTCGAGCGAGGGCGACATTCTGGTGACCCGCGGGCAGGAAGTTTCGCTGGCGCTCATACAACGCCTCCGCAACTATGCCCAGGCGGTGCGCGGCGTCCAACAGCCAATTTCCGTGCTGATGCCCATTCGCGTAACAGAAACCAGCGCTGGCATTGCCGGCGGAACGCAGTAA
- a CDS encoding HEAT repeat domain-containing protein encodes MAPLFAADVRLPANAGERADADQIAILVRELGANRFIVRQHAQRALVEIGLPAKAALETAVHDPDGEVRQRARQALAAIADVDFHARLGAFLADLDPDHHYGLAGWQRYRSLSGESPAARRLFADMQRAERELLEAVANAPAQAGALLDARCQQVENGIAGDPFKQSHLSLATMSALLFAGGNPEVPVSAHAGGSLFSFGSQAALAQAMHARPPSPVRPLVAAWVGRSFEIDSLTSYRNQLLAMQYHLKEAVAPALKLIQPPGGRPEWEHFAILAIAKLGGQEHVAALEPLLNDERTIDASDRGGQKSDAEIRDVALAAMLHLTGQKLSDYGFQHAKANPTLLWNATSLGFNDPAAREEALKKWRAWAEKHLK; translated from the coding sequence ATGGCACCGTTGTTTGCCGCCGACGTTCGCCTGCCGGCGAACGCCGGCGAGAGGGCCGACGCCGACCAGATCGCCATACTGGTGCGCGAACTGGGGGCCAACAGGTTCATCGTCCGCCAACACGCGCAACGGGCGTTGGTCGAAATCGGCTTGCCCGCCAAAGCGGCGCTGGAGACGGCGGTCCACGATCCCGACGGCGAGGTGCGTCAGCGCGCCAGGCAGGCCTTGGCCGCCATCGCGGACGTCGACTTTCACGCACGCCTCGGAGCGTTTCTTGCCGACTTGGACCCGGACCACCACTACGGCCTGGCGGGCTGGCAGCGTTACCGCTCGCTGTCGGGTGAAAGTCCCGCCGCGCGACGGCTGTTTGCCGATATGCAGCGGGCCGAACGAGAGCTGCTCGAAGCCGTGGCGAATGCGCCCGCGCAGGCCGGCGCCCTGCTCGACGCGCGATGCCAGCAGGTCGAAAACGGCATCGCCGGCGACCCGTTCAAACAGTCGCACCTCTCGCTGGCAACCATGTCGGCACTGCTTTTCGCGGGTGGCAACCCCGAAGTGCCGGTTTCTGCGCACGCGGGCGGCAGCCTTTTCAGCTTCGGCAGCCAGGCCGCGTTGGCGCAGGCGATGCACGCTCGGCCACCTTCGCCGGTGCGGCCGCTGGTGGCCGCCTGGGTGGGCCGATCGTTCGAGATTGATTCACTCACTTCCTATCGCAACCAACTGTTGGCCATGCAGTACCACCTGAAAGAGGCCGTGGCCCCGGCGCTCAAGTTGATTCAGCCGCCCGGCGGCCGACCGGAGTGGGAACACTTCGCCATCTTGGCCATTGCCAAGCTGGGCGGCCAAGAGCATGTGGCGGCGCTGGAACCTCTGCTGAACGACGAACGCACCATTGACGCCTCCGATCGCGGTGGTCAGAAGTCGGACGCGGAAATCCGCGACGTGGCGCTGGCCGCGATGCTGCACCTCACCGGGCAAAAGTTGTCGGACTACGGCTTCCAGCACGCAAAGGCGAATCCCACGCTCTTGTGGAATGCCACTTCGCTTGGTTTCAACGATCCCGCGGCCCGCGAAGAGGCCTTGAAAAAATGGCGTGCCTGGGCCGAAAAGCATCTCAAGTAG
- the hemB gene encoding porphobilinogen synthase, whose product MHEEPLSAPGYPTTRLRRLRYDARIRDLVRGVRLSPATLVQPLFVRRGSGVQHEIASMPGQYQWSLDLVVEEAARLAELKLGGVILFGIPDEKDATGSDACCDEGIIQDAVRAVKAAAPGLLVMTDVCFCEYTDHGHCGVLYERQGLVDVDNDATLELLSRQAVSHARAGSDLVAPSGMMDGMVAAIRRGLDDAGFTHLPIMSYSAKYASAFYGPFRDAAESAPQFGDRRGYQMDPATTAGQALREVELDLAEGADMIMVKPALAYLDVISAVRQRFAGVPLAAYNVSGEYSMVKAAAARGWLNERQTVLESLIAMHRAGADIILSYWAQDVAQWLKDES is encoded by the coding sequence ATGCACGAAGAACCGCTTTCCGCCCCCGGCTATCCAACCACGCGTCTGCGGCGATTGCGCTACGACGCGCGCATCCGCGATCTGGTGCGCGGCGTGCGATTGTCGCCCGCCACGCTGGTGCAGCCGCTCTTCGTGCGGCGCGGCAGCGGCGTCCAACACGAGATCGCGTCGATGCCCGGCCAGTATCAGTGGTCGCTCGATCTCGTCGTCGAAGAAGCGGCGCGGCTGGCCGAACTGAAACTGGGCGGCGTCATCTTGTTTGGCATTCCCGACGAGAAGGACGCGACCGGAAGCGACGCCTGTTGCGACGAGGGAATCATTCAAGACGCCGTGCGCGCGGTCAAGGCCGCCGCGCCCGGCCTGCTGGTGATGACCGACGTCTGCTTTTGCGAATACACCGATCACGGGCATTGCGGCGTGCTCTACGAGCGGCAGGGACTGGTCGACGTCGACAACGACGCCACGCTCGAACTGTTGTCCCGGCAGGCCGTCAGCCACGCGCGTGCCGGCAGCGACCTGGTCGCGCCCAGCGGCATGATGGATGGCATGGTGGCGGCCATTCGCCGCGGCCTCGACGACGCCGGTTTCACGCATCTGCCGATCATGAGCTATTCCGCCAAGTATGCGAGCGCGTTTTACGGGCCGTTTCGCGACGCGGCGGAAAGTGCTCCGCAGTTCGGCGACCGCCGCGGCTATCAAATGGACCCCGCCACGACCGCCGGCCAGGCATTGCGCGAGGTCGAGCTCGATCTGGCCGAGGGTGCCGACATGATCATGGTCAAGCCGGCGCTGGCCTATCTCGACGTTATCTCCGCCGTGCGGCAGCGTTTTGCCGGCGTACCGTTGGCGGCGTATAACGTGTCGGGCGAATACAGCATGGTGAAAGCGGCCGCCGCCCGTGGCTGGCTGAACGAGCGGCAGACCGTGCTCGAATCGCTCATCGCGATGCACCGCGCCGGCGCGGACATCATTCTTTCCTATTGGGCGCAGGACGTAGCGCAGTGGCTGAAGGATGAGTCGTAG
- the hemL gene encoding glutamate-1-semialdehyde 2,1-aminomutase, whose amino-acid sequence MTTPRDRSHRAFFRAKQLIPGGVNSPARAFGGVGGEPLFIARGEGAYLVDIDGNRYLDYIGSWGPMILGHAHPRVTAALEEAVRRGTSFGAPTEAESELAELIVEAVPSVEKVRLVNSGTEATMSAIRLARGYTGREIIVKFAGNYHGHVDSLLVAAGSSAATLAVPNSPGVTRGTTQDTLVLEYNDCQALRRAFAEHGPRIAGVIVEPVVGNMGCVIPAHEFLHALREEASQAGALLIFDEVMTGFRVAYGGAQSLFNVLPDLTTLGKIVGGGLPVGAYGGRAEIMDHILPTGKVFQAGTLSGNPLATAAGIATLKELRDNPPYERLESLGAKLETGLVAAARDAGLPHSAARVGSMLTLFFHAGPVTSWTEASHCDTPRFARYFWGMLERGFYLPCSQFEALFLSAAHTDADVTHTIDAAHEALRTVARTP is encoded by the coding sequence ATGACCACACCACGCGACCGTAGCCATCGGGCATTTTTCCGAGCAAAGCAACTTATTCCCGGCGGAGTGAACAGCCCGGCGCGGGCCTTCGGCGGCGTCGGCGGCGAGCCACTGTTCATCGCTCGCGGCGAGGGAGCATACCTGGTCGATATCGACGGCAACCGCTATCTCGACTACATCGGATCGTGGGGGCCGATGATCCTGGGCCATGCCCATCCGCGCGTCACCGCGGCGCTGGAAGAAGCGGTCCGCCGCGGTACGAGCTTCGGCGCGCCGACCGAGGCCGAAAGCGAGTTGGCCGAGTTGATCGTCGAGGCCGTGCCCTCGGTCGAAAAAGTGCGGCTTGTCAACTCCGGCACCGAAGCCACGATGAGCGCCATTCGTTTGGCCCGCGGCTATACGGGCCGGGAGATCATCGTCAAGTTCGCCGGCAACTACCACGGCCACGTCGATAGCCTGTTGGTGGCCGCCGGCAGCTCGGCCGCGACCCTGGCCGTGCCCAATTCGCCCGGCGTCACGCGCGGCACGACGCAAGACACGCTGGTGCTGGAATACAACGATTGCCAAGCTTTGCGGCGTGCCTTTGCCGAGCATGGCCCGCGAATTGCGGGCGTGATCGTGGAGCCGGTCGTAGGCAACATGGGCTGCGTCATTCCGGCCCACGAGTTCCTCCATGCCTTGCGCGAGGAGGCGAGTCAGGCCGGCGCCTTGTTGATCTTCGACGAGGTGATGACCGGTTTTCGCGTGGCGTACGGCGGAGCCCAGTCGCTCTTTAACGTTTTGCCCGACCTGACGACGCTGGGCAAAATTGTCGGCGGAGGTTTGCCGGTCGGCGCCTATGGCGGCCGGGCCGAGATCATGGACCACATCTTGCCCACGGGCAAGGTCTTTCAGGCTGGCACGCTTTCCGGCAATCCGCTGGCGACCGCGGCGGGCATTGCCACGCTCAAAGAGCTGCGCGACAACCCGCCCTACGAACGGCTGGAAAGTCTCGGTGCGAAGCTCGAAACGGGCCTGGTGGCGGCCGCGCGGGACGCCGGCTTGCCGCACTCGGCGGCCCGCGTCGGCAGCATGCTCACGCTGTTTTTCCACGCCGGGCCGGTAACGAGTTGGACCGAGGCCAGCCATTGCGACACCCCGCGTTTCGCCCGATATTTCTGGGGGATGCTCGAACGGGGCTTCTACCTGCCTTGCAGCCAGTTTGAGGCCCTCTTCCTGTCCGCCGCCCACACCGACGCCGACGTCACGCACACCATCGACGCCGCGCATGAGGCACTGCGGACGGTTGCCCGCACTCCGTGA